The genomic stretch AAGCTCAGACATAAATTTGTCTTTAGCATCTACTCGAATCACTTTGACGCCAAGATTACGAGCAAACATCTCCATCACCATGTCGCCTTCGTTTAAACGAAGTAGGCCATGATCAACAAATACGCAAGTGAGTTGATCACCAATCGCACGATGGATTAATGCCGCAGCTACGCTAGAGTCGACGCCACCAGATAAACCAAGAATGACTTCTTCATTGCCAACTTGCTTGCGAATATGCTCAACCGCTTCACTGATGTAATCACCCATGACCCAGTCAGGTTTGCACTGGCAGATATCGTGCACAAAGCGAGCTAAGATGGCCTCACCTTGCAAGGTATGCGTTACTTCTGGATGGAACTGGAACGCGTAGAAACGGCGTTCTTCATCAGCCATACCCGCAATCGGACAAGACTCTGTAGAAGCCATTAACTTAAATGCTGGCGGCATTGTAGTGACTGAGTCACCATGACTCATCCACACTTTCAAAATACCGTGACCTTCGCTGGTAGAAAAGTCTTGTATGCCTTTCAGCAAATTGGTGTGACCATGGGCACGCACTTCTGAGTAACCAAACTCACGAGCTTTACCCAAAGACTCAGCAGAAGCAACAGCACCACCGAGTTGGGTTGCCATAGTTTGCATGCCGTAGCAAATACCTAAAACGGGAACGCCCAATTCAAAAACGATTTGTGGCGCACGAGGACTTCCCTCTTCAGTAACAGAGCTTGGTCCACCTGAAAGAATGATTCCTTTGCCACCCTGCTCTTGAATAAATTTGCGAATGAACTCTGGATCGCAATCGTAAGGATGAATTTCTGAGTAGACGCGGGCATCACGCACGCGTCTAGCAATCAATTGGGTGACTTGTGAACCAAAGTCGAGAATCAGTATTTTGTCGTGCACGAAAGGATTACCTTAAATTCAAGCTGCTTTTACTTCTTAGTCAATGTGGTAATTCGGGGCTTCCTTGGTGATCTTCACATCATGAACGTGTGACTCGCGTACACCCGCTGAAGTGATTTCCACAAAATTCGCTTTTTCATGAAGTTCATCAATCGTTTTGCAACCTAAGTAACCCATTGAAGAACGGATACCACCAGTCAGTTGATGCAAGATAGCGAGAACACTACCTTTGTAAGGCACTTGACCTTCAATACCTTCTGGCACCAGCTTCTCTGCATTCGCTGCACTGATATCGCTTTGGAAGTAACGATCTGCAGAACCATCGGCCATCGCGCCCAAAGAACCCATGCCGCGATAGCTCTTGTATGAACGACCTTGATAGAGGAACACTTCACCAGGAGCCTCTTCAGTACCAGCAAACATACCGCCCATCATCACAGAACTTGCACCAGCAGCTAATGCTTTGGCAACGTCACCGGAATAACGAACACCACCGTCTGCAATTAATGGAATGCCTGTGCCCTTGAGTGCAGCAGCCACATTCACAATCGCACTAATTTGAGGAACACCAACGCCCGCAACAATTCGGGTAGTGCAGATAGAGCCGGGGCCAATACCGACCTTAACACCATCAGCACCATGATCAGCCAATGCTTTAGCAGCATCACCAGTGGCAATGTTTCCACCAATCACTTGCACGTGAGGGTAATTTTTCTTAACCCACTTAACGCGATCTAAAACCCCTTGGCTATGGCCGTGAGCGGTATCCACCACAATCACATCAACGCCTGCGCGAACTAAGAGCTCAATACGCTCATCGTTATCTGGGCCAACACCGACCGCAGCACCAACACGCAATTTACCTTCGCTATCTTTACAAGCATTGGGATGCTCAGTAGCTTTTAAAATATCCTTAACAGTGATGAGGCCGCGCAATTCAAACTTATCGTTCACTACCAGCACACGCTCCAAGCGATGCTGACTCATCAAGCGCTTTGCTTCTTCTAGAGTGCAACCTTCTTTGACTGTGATCAAGCGCTCACGTGGAGTCATCTTGGTTTTCACTGGCGCATCTAAGTCTTCTTCAAAGCGCAAATCGCGGTTGGTAATAATTCCCACAACTTCTTTACCAGTAAGCACAGGAAATCCTGAGAAACCATGCTCGCGAGAAAGTTGAATCACTTGACGAAGCGTGACATCCGGACTGACCGTAATCGGATCACGCAAAATGCCAGATTCGTAGCGTTTGACCTTAGCCACTTCCCTAGCCTGTTCAGCAGGCTTGAGATTTTTATGAACAATACCGATACCACCTTCGCTGGCCATAGCAATTGCTAATCGACCTTCAGTGACGGTATCCATCGCCGCGGAAACCAACGGTGTATTGAGTGAAATATCTCGAGTTAACTTACTTGCCAAGCTGGCATCTCGAGGAAGTACCGAAGAATAAGCCGGTACAAGGAGCACATCGTCAAAAGTGAGTGCTTTTTGAATGAGTCGCATGCAAAACCCCTAGTCGCAAAAACCGATTATAGCCTCCTAGCCTTTCTTTTAGCTGCGGCAGCTTGGAATTTGGCATCTTGATTCTGATTGGCCTTCTTGCGGCGGACAGCCTTGGGGTCTACCAGGAGAGGTGAATACAACTCCAGACGATCACCCTCATAAATTGGGCTATCCCAGTCCTTGCGCTTGCCAAAGACGCCAAAACAGCCTTTTCTGGCAAGGCTGGGATCTTCCGGGCTTTGGGCTATTCCAGCCTTAATGAGAGCTAGACCCACTGTGGGAGCCTCGGATGGCAAAAAATGGACTGTGAAGGGGCTCAGTTTGGGCTCACCTAAGCGAGCATCGCAAATCCAAATTTCCATGGGCTGATTAGCCATAGAGATCTTCGGCTCGCTTCACGAAGCAATCTACAAAGGTACCTGCAATATGACCAAATACCGGGCCAATGATCTTATCTAGGATGACGCTCTTAAATTCCCAGTGGAGCTTAAATTCCACCTTACAGGCATCTTCTTTAAGCGGGATGAAGTTCCACTGCCCAGAAAAATGCTTGAATGGCCCATCTACAAAGACCATATCGATGGTTTCAGGGCGGTGATTGATGTTTCGAGTATGAAAGTACTGGTCAATACCCTTAAAGTGGATGTTGATTTTGGCATCCAAAACGGTCTCGGTTTGCTCAAAAATTTCCACGCCGCCGCACCAGGGCAAGAACTCTGGGTAACGTGCAACGTCAGTAACTAAGCCATACATACGGTCGGCTGATTGGCCAATTAAAACGGTCTTGTAGACGTCTGCCATAATCGATCTTGAGAAGCTAAATAAATATGAGTATCGTCGATAACAAAAAAGCCTTCTTCGATTATTTTATCGAGGAACGGTTCGAGGCAGGACTGGTTCTAGAAGGCTGGGAAGTAAAAGCCATCCGCGCCGGTCGAGTCCACATTAAAGAAGCGTATGTTGTCATCCGTCGGGCGGAGCTATTCCTGATCGGCTGTCACATTACCCCACTACTATCGGCTTCAACCCATATCGTTCCAGACAGCACCCGCACCCGTAAGCTTCTGCTCAATGCCATTGAGATTAAAAAGCTGATTGGTAAGGTTGAGCAAAAGGGCTACACCCTTGTCCCACTGAACCTGCATTTCTCGAAAGGCAATGTGAAGTGCGAGATTGGGCTTGCTAGAGGTAAGAAGCAGCATGACAAACGTGCCGCAACCAAAGAACGTGAATGGGAAGTTCAAAAAGGTCGTATTGCTCGAGGCGACCTGAACGCCTAAGTCTCGGAGTAGGTTTCTTAGTCATTAATGCACCAATAAAGTGCATAGAGCACCAAGCTGCTCCATCCCTCAGTTTTTGAAACACCCAAAGGCGTTAGTTTGTAACTATGAAATTGCCTTTTGATGAAATGCTCGACGCCAGCGGAAAAGCGCGTCCCCATTACCAAGTTTTCCATAACTGGCTTAAGCAGCAAAGCGACACCCTTATGGGCCTCAAGCGCGCTGAAGCTGATCTCATCTTCCGACGAGTTGGCATTACCTTTGCTGTTTACGG from Polynucleobacter sp. AP-Jannik-300A-C4 encodes the following:
- the guaA gene encoding glutamine-hydrolyzing GMP synthase; protein product: MHDKILILDFGSQVTQLIARRVRDARVYSEIHPYDCDPEFIRKFIQEQGGKGIILSGGPSSVTEEGSPRAPQIVFELGVPVLGICYGMQTMATQLGGAVASAESLGKAREFGYSEVRAHGHTNLLKGIQDFSTSEGHGILKVWMSHGDSVTTMPPAFKLMASTESCPIAGMADEERRFYAFQFHPEVTHTLQGEAILARFVHDICQCKPDWVMGDYISEAVEHIRKQVGNEEVILGLSGGVDSSVAAALIHRAIGDQLTCVFVDHGLLRLNEGDMVMEMFARNLGVKVIRVDAKDKFMSELAGVADPEAKRKIIGKEFVEIFQAESGKIEKAKWLAQGTIYPDVIESAGKGKKGAHTIKSHHNVGGLPEDMHLKLLEPLRELFKDEVRELGVALGLPREMVYRHPFPGPGLGVRILGEVKSEFADLLQRADAIFIEELRNTIDEASQKSWYDLTSQAFAVFLPVKSVGVMGDGRTYEYVVALRAVQTQDFMTAHWAHLPHDLLGKVSNRIINEVRGINRVVYDISGKPPATIEWE
- the guaB gene encoding IMP dehydrogenase, whose protein sequence is MRLIQKALTFDDVLLVPAYSSVLPRDASLASKLTRDISLNTPLVSAAMDTVTEGRLAIAMASEGGIGIVHKNLKPAEQAREVAKVKRYESGILRDPITVSPDVTLRQVIQLSREHGFSGFPVLTGKEVVGIITNRDLRFEEDLDAPVKTKMTPRERLITVKEGCTLEEAKRLMSQHRLERVLVVNDKFELRGLITVKDILKATEHPNACKDSEGKLRVGAAVGVGPDNDERIELLVRAGVDVIVVDTAHGHSQGVLDRVKWVKKNYPHVQVIGGNIATGDAAKALADHGADGVKVGIGPGSICTTRIVAGVGVPQISAIVNVAAALKGTGIPLIADGGVRYSGDVAKALAAGASSVMMGGMFAGTEEAPGEVFLYQGRSYKSYRGMGSLGAMADGSADRYFQSDISAANAEKLVPEGIEGQVPYKGSVLAILHQLTGGIRSSMGYLGCKTIDELHEKANFVEITSAGVRESHVHDVKITKEAPNYHID
- a CDS encoding RnfH family protein, translated to MANQPMEIWICDARLGEPKLSPFTVHFLPSEAPTVGLALIKAGIAQSPEDPSLARKGCFGVFGKRKDWDSPIYEGDRLELYSPLLVDPKAVRRKKANQNQDAKFQAAAAKRKARRL
- a CDS encoding type II toxin-antitoxin system RatA family toxin, which encodes MADVYKTVLIGQSADRMYGLVTDVARYPEFLPWCGGVEIFEQTETVLDAKINIHFKGIDQYFHTRNINHRPETIDMVFVDGPFKHFSGQWNFIPLKEDACKVEFKLHWEFKSVILDKIIGPVFGHIAGTFVDCFVKRAEDLYG
- the smpB gene encoding SsrA-binding protein SmpB; this translates as MSIVDNKKAFFDYFIEERFEAGLVLEGWEVKAIRAGRVHIKEAYVVIRRAELFLIGCHITPLLSASTHIVPDSTRTRKLLLNAIEIKKLIGKVEQKGYTLVPLNLHFSKGNVKCEIGLARGKKQHDKRAATKEREWEVQKGRIARGDLNA